CCAGATTGCTCTCCTCAGGCGCAACAGCCACAAACTGGTGTTTCTCAAGACCTACAGGCAGAGAACAAGGAGGGAGAAATTGTGAAGCAGTTATACTAGACACTGGTTTGAAATTAAAAAACCCCAGAGCACTGTTTTGTtaatattagaaaatataaatgaggcaatgaaactctttattttatttgtttacgtACCAATGTAACAATTTGTGAGCAATCGCAGCAAATTTCTGGCTACGTATCGAGACGTCACTGTTGGCCCGAGCTTTGCCGACAGCCACCGGACTGTTTTGCAGactgcatctgtgtgtggagGCATGATTAAAATCATTAGACATTATCacttaataaacaaataatttacaTAATGATGGTGATTCACTCACCGAGAAGAATCTTTTGCTCTTTCTCCCTGGACTCATCCGATTGATCATGgtcatcctcctcctgctctcccacAATGCCTTTCTCAGTCTCCTCCAGTGCCATTCCATTCACAAACTCAGCCTCCAGAGTGGCAACTGTATCTCCTGAAGCTTCTGTGCAACCAGAGAGAGTGAGCTCCAGGTTGGTGACAGTAGGGTCGTCTGCCCCCTCTTTACCCTCTGTAGTCTCagtcacttcttcttcttcttcttccagctcaccgccctcctctccctcactaGCGTGTTTCAGGTCCTGGCTACTATCTGCTGATTTGAGACTTGCTCGATCCCGCATTGAGTCTCCGTCACCCAGGGAGAGCTCACTTGTGCTGCTTTTGTCACTTAGTTTCCCCACACTTAGAGACTCCTGGTCTTGATCCTTGGCTGCAGAATTCTGGCTCTGTCGTTTCCCTGCTCCACTGTTGACATAGAACCCATTCTGAAAGTCCTCTGCCTCTGAGAGAAACACTTGGTCATTGAGACTGATGCCAGAGGAGTAATCGACCatccctgtctctccccctgTCCCGACTCCTCCACTGGCACCACTGCCACCTCCCATATTCCCGCTAACAGACCCAGAAGGTGGCCGCACCTCGCCACACTGAaagtcctcttcttcttcttctagattacatGTGCCAGCCCTCAACCCTTTGCAAGATTCCCCGCCAGAACCTGAGATGGAGCTTTCAAAGCCAGTGATGACCTGCAGCACATGGGGGAGCAGGTTGGACAGAAAGGCCTGCAGGCCGAGCCTCACAATCAGCTGCAGAATGAAACAGTCAGTGTAGAGATAGAAACGTCCCCGCAGGCAGTGAGGGTTTTCATAAACGTTGATCAGTGGCTTCAGTAAGTACTTGTTTGCATTTCTGGGACCCAGTACTCCAGAGATGGGCTCGAAAAGGTACCAAGCAGCATAGACAGCAGTGGACTCCTCAAGCATGAGGGCTAGAATGAAGGGCAAGAGAATCTCAAGACCCTCCCCTGTGATGTTTCCCCGCAAAAGTGTCTCAAGCTGCTGCCACAGGTGAAAGACAACATCTCGTCCTTGAATACTACACGTGCTCTCTATTTTGGCATGGTAGGAAAAAATAAAACGATGAAGTGCTTCAAAATaagaagggaaaggaaagggggTGATGATTGGGTTCAGAAATTGGCAGGGGTTTGGGGGAGGGAGACCATCGCAGATGGGTTCATATTTGAAGAGTAGTGGCCGTGGGCAATCTGGTATTTCTCTATGTGCTACTCCAGAGTGCTTCTCGATTAGCAGCAGCGTCTCAAGAGCATGGTGCAAAGACAGTGGCACATCACGGAGGCTGGCAGAGCATAGCTTCATAACAGCTTGGAAACGCTGTCTCAGGGGGGTGCCTGGTTTCAGTCCTCTCAGTTTAGAGGAGTAGAATATCTCAGCGATGAGAACACCAAGGGCCTGCATGTCTCTTTGGTAGAGCTGTGTATGAGAGAGTAGAGATTCAATTATGACACCGTCTCTTGTGCAGTCAGTAGATCCTGCAGGATGCCATACTTCCGCGTGCAGACTCTTCACCAGGAAATTGTTCAACTTCTCCAGCTCTTCCAAAGGCTGCAACGGGTTAAAGCATTCAGGGAGGACTATCTTGATTTCCTCTGCATTGGTGGCAGTCACACTTCCCTCCCAATGTTTTTTGTTCGTTGGCCCACCTCTTTGTAACATGGCACTGCGTAAACCAGGGCCTAAGCCGCTTGTGAAATCACCAGGGAATGAGCTTGGGGACTGAGATACAATAGGTGCTGTGTACTCTCCTCCCATCTTTCCTCCCACCGTACTAACGCTTGGCATTGGCACAGCGCAAGACACAGAACTGGATGAGCCAGCAGACGCTAATGAGTCCAGAGCTTCCATACCTTGTTCAagctcttcatctctttctACCATGGTCCAGCTGCTGGACTCGCACCCTGTAGACTCTGGCACCAGTCCATCCACAGTGTCAGCCACGGTGTCGATTTGAGGGATGTGTAGAGAAGGCACATTAAGAGCAGCAAGGCCAAGGAGAGGAGGTTCTGCTGGGGCGTACTGGGCAGGAGATAAGCGTGGTGGGTGGGGCTGGTCAAACAGCTGAACTACACCATAGGTAGTCAGATTGGTGTGGTGGTCCACCAGATGCAGGCACACATTCTTGGCCTTGACAGCTTCCTTACCAGACAGCTTATAGCCAAATGTGAGATCTATCCAGTGATGCAAGTGCTgggacacctctctgctctcaaGAAGACGCCGATGGATCTCGATAAACTCCTCACACGACTTGCACCAAGAAGGCACGTCCAGGTCTGGCATATCGGGGTGGATTGAGCGGAAAATGGAGGGATCTGTGTAGAACTCTGGAATGCACTCATCCGGGGTCCAGCTCTGCACACGCTCCATACTGGCTGGGTATTCATTTGGCTCCCACTGGGATCTAACATGGCTGCACAACACTGACTTGGGCGTCTGCCGGGCTTTGTAGACATAGTAGGTAATGTCTGAGAGCACATCAGATATGTGATGAGGTACATGGAGATGGTCAGACTGtccagcaccaccagcacctACAGAGCCACCGAGGTCTCCACCTACACCGCTTCCACCGACCCCACCACCCACCGCAGCAGCCAAAGCCTCTTTGGTCATCTCATACGTGAAGTCCAGCTGCTTATCCCCTTTGTTGAGCCTGAACTTTGACCTCCTGAGGTCTCGGAATTTTCCAAATGGCACAGTGAAATCAACAACCCAAGGCAGCACTGGGTGATAATTGGGGTCACCTTCACGACGTCCTGCTAACCTATTCAGTTCCATCAAGTAGCGGAAGTTACTGACTCGTCCATGGACCCAGTCCAAAACCAACTTCTTAAGCTCACCAAAGCAGTCTTTGCAAATGATTTTGTTCTCTTGGCTCACACATGACTTGTTCCTTGGCCGGACACTTTTTGGCACTTGTCTGCCAGTCACATCGCTGTTTTCATCCCTTTCCGTACCCAGTTCCTCATAATGGGCTAGGTTGAGCTTGAGACGGCTGCAGAGCTGCTCATCTACAGCTATGTCCTGCAGGGAGATCTCTCCACAAGACAGACCTGCTGCATGACATCCCTGCAGGGCTGTTAGTAACTGGTAGAGAATGAACAACACTTTGGCATGGCTGTTAGCGAGCTTGGCTGGGCTGAAGGAGACAATATCATGGAGTGAATACTGAGTATAAGGTAGAATCACATAAAGCATCTCCGCTGTCTCCAGCAGGCACTCTGCAGGCAGAACATTAGGACACAGATGGTCTGACTGGGAATTGGAGAAGCAAGATGAACTGGATGGCATAGagctttctttctccttctctctggctGGAGAAAGGGATGGTGACACTCGGTCAGATGAGATGAATGTAGAATTGAAGAGCTTCTGTAAAGCATGACGCACTGCATCTACAGCTGCAACATGCATCTGCTCATTGGCTCCGGCATATGCTTGCACAAGTTTGTAATGAGCGTCACGCCACAGATTcctaaaaaggagaaaaaagacaaaaaggcaATTAATTACCATCTCAAATATGTCTAACTCAGTAACTGCATtacattttcttcatttcagtattaaaACTTATAAATTAATCTCAcatgttttaactttaaattcACTCCAAACAAGAGGAATGAAAATCTATTCTCAGAATTCAATTAACAAGGCAAATAGTTAAGTTTGACATTCTGACTATTGAAAACTTCAAAAAACCAAGAGCGAGAGTGAACCGcctaatgttattaattaagAGTGCACGAGTGAGCAACCCCACTAATAGTAAATGAGAAACCCTGCCCTAACCATTGAAGGCATCAATGCATGAATGAAGCTGATCCAAAAAGGCCTTTTTAAGTGAAGTTCTAGGTACCCTGATATTAGGGCTACAACTttcgattattttcattactgattaaaacagtttttctttttatcaatcATTTATTCTGTAAAATGACAGTAGTAAAAATGTTCCGCATTTGTTCCCAAAACCAAAGGTCACaccttcaaattgcttgttttgccTTACAAATACTCCAAAACCAAAAGACAGTAAATTGTTAcctgttatattaatataaaatagacAAAAGCAGCAAGAAGCATTTTTGCTAGATAAATGGCTTTAACAAGTAATCAGTTATCAAAATTGCTGCAGGTAAAAAAGATCTGTCGATCAACTTATCGATTCATCAAttcattgtttcagctctacctAACATCCTTACAGAACAACTTATTTAAGCTAAGTATGAGAGCAACAATGTTCACAGATATAAGTAAATTGTCACAGGAATTACATATTTTCAAAAAAGgatattttttactttgatcAACTTTTAGCGCAGATATAACGTGACATGCATAGCCGCATTTAACAGAATAGATAGAATGACAGAATATCAAAGTATGTATCACCAACCTGACATTATGTTGCGACACACACTGCATGGTTTTGACATAAGAATCCTGTGACATGAATTCCATTTGTTGATGGCACGGGTCTCTGGCCAATCTGTAGCTTAGCTTGCTTTTCCTCAGACCCTGAATGCACACTCGTGTCCAACCAGGAGGCAACTTTGCCTGGGAACACTGAAGGTAGGTGCGAATTTCTGCGTCAGTGATGCAGTCAAAGCGCGCACAGCGCATgatcctcctctccctcaggcCCATCACCCAGCGCGTAGGAACAAGGGCAATGAGCTCCCTGGGACGGGGACCTGGGCCTTGCTGCCGCCGGTCAACCCCCAGGTCTTTCTCAACTGCATGCATCAGCCAATCCATGGTGAGTCTCCAATGCTTAAGAGTCGCACAATTTCCTGCTGCGTACGCCTTGCTGTCTCCCACAAGGACGACTTTCAGACATTCATGGAGAAAGAAATCAAAGTCATCAAGGGCAGACTTAATCTCTtctacctgtccctctgcagaAATAATTGAAAAGCATAAAtagattattaattataattatattatatatatatataattatattatcttctTTATTTGAGtgatttaacattattattgctCAGCAACGCTGTGATGAGAGATAGTTTTTCGACAGAGGAGAAAAGTAGGTTGTTGCAATGAAGGAGTGATGTTGGTGAATGCAGACAAATTACTTGTCCTTCTACAAGTCCCTGAAGTTTTAGCTCAACTCAGGTCAGCTCAGCTCACATGACTGCCTCCTGCTTCCGCCTCATCTCCTCTACCCTGGTGGCAGGTTTACTGAAGAGTCTCAGGTTGAGTGATTTAAACTGTAACTTTACCATAAGCAACCTATTACTCAGTGCCTTAATAAATGTAGCTACAACTCACTTTACTTACGGCAATTCCCAAAACGGTAATATAGTAGCAGTAGTTAAAAGTTTGAATGGATTTCGTATAACGTCAGCTAGGCTGCTAGCTGTCTGGCAGAGATAacatccaaaaaaaacaacatagaCAGAACCAAGACAATAATTATTGTAAGCTTCAAACGGCACACGTAattgttatttatctaatggCAACCCCTTTCACTTtgtaatgtttgtgtgcgtgagtgGGGAGCTTTAATAAGCTTTAAGAACACTATTGGGGAAGTAACGTCAACTTAACGCTAACAGTTAGCTTAACGAAGTGGCTAATGTTACAACACCTCAttcaaacaagcaaacaacCCTCATATTGTTACAAACATCATTGATACAAAGCTAAACACGGGCAGTTATACTGGTTAGATGTAACTCCACTGTTGTTACAGAACAACAGCActcaatgtttaatatttagctCACCTCTCACCACTTGTAGCAGTTGACAGCTAGCTAGCGTTAAGCTAACGGTGCACCTCCGGTTTCACGCATGATGAGGTTTCTACAACAGTAACTTTATACAACGAGGACATACAGCGGGGCCACATTTACTTCCTCCATTTTTCTGATGTTTACTAAAGCGTGACAGCAGACAGACGACAGTCAGTCAGCCGATGatgatgtttttgttctgtgCTAGTTGGAGCCATGTTTAAGAAGAGACCTCACGTGACACAACACCAGCCCCGTCTCATGTGATTACTGCTGCCCGAAGCTTCCTCTTCTTACCTTAGTGTTGCATTACTGCCATCTTCTGGAGTTAGTAGACTCCTGCAGGTTGTCAGACTATTCCCATCAGACCTGTTCTCCTTAGGAAGCTGACCAAAGATTCTCTGCTCCttgtcttttcatttcctcCATCATGTCCTTTCTCTCTGATATTTATTTCCTGCAAATGACAAGCAAATGTTTTACTGCTTCTGGTACCTGTAACagacacatttcacaaacaCAGGTTGGATGTGAAGAGTGAGATTCAGATTAGGCAATTTATTCGTAAAAGTTCCCCTCTTTTCTATTTCCTCTCCTATTTCTCacagttattttttattgaatgtagATGTCCTAACCATATCTCATAAGGGCCTCTTTCTCAATGACCTGCAAATAACATTTGAACACCAGAATATATTTTTGTGGTTACTTAATAGTGCAAAAGTTGACAGTCAACTGTTCAACAgatagaaaaatagaaatatctttgtgtgattttattttatttcattgaaCAATACATTTAAGTCAACATAGTTGTATTAGAAGGCTAAGGAAAGGGCTGCAATATAGCCCATCCTCCTAGCAAACTATATCTCATCTGTGCTAATCTAGTGATTGAAATATAGCTGCGTTTCAACATTTTCTGGCATTTAAGATCCCTGGACATTGCCTTATCTTTTTTAGAAACCACCCCATTAAAGACTCCTTCCATAATTGACAGTTCCTCAAGTTTGCAGAGTCtctgttcatttttaatatacattttttgcTTCTATTACCTGACTGGGATTAAGTGAGTCATCTCCACAAGGTGGCGTTATGTCTGTCATTTCAGAGACAAATTCTTCAGCAGTTTTCCATAATCTgatcttcttttattttgttttagtgGCTCCAACTTTGACTCAAATTTTTATAATGTCGCAAAAATTAACTGCAACTGCAATCTGTCTACCACTGTTGTATTCTGTTACAACGTGGCATAACTAATGACTGGTAGCCAAATGTGATCAGTTTTTGATAAATACTgaacaaaattaaaaattaatttgTTTCTATGGTCCTTTTGTCAGAATAGAGTATGTGTCATACACAGGATATTAAAACTACATTCGTATCTATAcagaaaatgttattgtgttgtgttgttgtattCAAGATGGTTATGAATACGCTTCAAGATGGATTCTACTTTAGATGCAAAGCGACAGAATTAAGACAATTATTGTCAAAAGTCAACGAATGGACCCTAGATTATAACAGATTTATTATGTCTTGACAATTGGTTAAAATGATTCTATAGGCATGCATGTTGAAACCTCAAACTGGGTTGTAAACTCGCAATTACAGGGACACAAATTAAAAGCCTCACTCATCTGAGCATACCGCCAATGCAGCATCATTTCAGCACTTTTTCAGATGTTCCTTGGCTCAGCATTTCACGCTCTGCTCTTAGTAGTTTTATAGTACTGCCATGCAGAATCCCTTTTATGTCCCAAACCACAGTGTTGGTTTTGATTTAAAGAATTTACTGCAAATGTCACGAACTTACATAAAAAGAGGGTCGACACAATGAAGCACACTGTGTATTACATTTCAATGCATTACAGTACCCCTTCAAATAAATACTACTTGTGCTTTTGTATTGCGTCACATCATTCAAAAATAGTTTGACTGTCATTGTATTAAGTCACAAGAAAGGAAACTTGGTTCTCTGTAGGCTGAGAAATAAGCCTGAAGTGACCTTTGACAACCTTTACAACTGGAAAAACTCTTAAGAACTAAGGAGTTCAAGTTCAAACTACAGATATTTCATTGAAAAAGTACATTAACTTAATCCAGAGAGATAAAAGTGGTTTCTTTTGCCAACAAGGTTGCATTTTCTGTGGGTTGTTGGTCTTGTTGGATGTCTTCCAAAACAGATTTCAGATACGTTTTTCATTCGGAGAGTGCCATAAGATAGCCATTTTAGCACGGTGTGTCATCCCTCATAACACAACTagctttttctcctctccttatacaaattacattacattcagaTGACCCTTTAAGTAATGTCCAATAGTTGCCAAATCCTTGCACGCACAAGACTCAGTTGTTGTGcgttttcagtttttttatgAGAAAAAAAACGAAATCTGAGATGACAGAAGTTGcattaaatgatcatttataaataaataaatacagtaatttatagaaatgtatttatatatcatttacTGTAATAAATTTGAGGAACGCAGACTTTCCCCTGTCATATGAGGCTGGAAATAAATTGACTGTGATTGTTTCAAAACACACTGTtaccaaatacaaacaaaagtcatTCGTCTTGGCATTCATGCACCCCGTGGGTTTCttaaattataaaaaacaatattcatgcaaacaaatgtctaaattaattaatttgtacatataaATCAAGACAATCTAATCTGCTGAAATTCTAATATTTTTGGGGAAGTGGTCGGCCCAATTtcccatttattattattgcagttTAGTGACCTGTTCTGAAATCTGAAACTAACAAACTCTCAGTTATAATTGATGTGTTCTGGGAGATACAGACATTTGAAAGGCTGTAGAGAGGTGTTTATTATTTTGGTGAAGTATTCAGgtcagcagaaacacacagaaggaaGTGTAATGAGTTCATTTAGAGCCCAGAATGCAGGCTTTTTGAAATGGCAGCTTCTTGGttgcaacacatttttaagGTGGGTGCTCTTGGCTCTCAGGCAACAACATGCTGCTGCTTGAAGAGGAGACATTGTCAGCTTATCTCCCAGCAGCATCCACTCTCCAGAAACTGCCGTGTGTCATGAAGGTTACATGACGGAGAGttgttatatacagtacatatcaaCCTGACAGCAACCGATTGATATGTCAATCAACcatctttattatttagtttattttttaagacacattttcaatttaaaataaattggttATTTTCAAACCTCAATTACATCCGACAATGCTTAAAAGCTTAGATCAACTAGGGAGATACAATTTACAGGAAAgttaaattaattaatgaaagGATTTAAAAGCGATGATGATGATCAGAACATTTCACAAGCTTTTTTGGAGACTACTTAAAAGTTTCTTGTGTGGGGTCTCACTGGGGGAATGTGGACCTCAGTATTTATACAACCAGGATACAAAACTGGCTATCCTTTATTAATACTAGTGATGAAGATTACTTCAATTCACAGCCCCATTGCTGGTTTACCAAAAATAATGAGGTACATCAGCAATGATTCAAACAACCATCACTGTGTAGTCACATGATTAACCTTTATGTGGAACTCTATTGCATTAGCTCTTCTGGAGAAAACTGGTTCTTGACATGGTGATGTCATATCTTGTTACTCACATCACAGTTCATCACAGACCAGCCAGAGTGTAAACTCCACATAAACTAGCTGTCACAAATGACAAAATCTTTTTCACTAAATAAGTTAATGAAGTAATGGCTTCAGTTGATAAGCACCTGTCTGTCCATATGATTTGGAACCTTATTAAGTTTACTCAGTGCAGCAGTATTATTTTGCTAAATATGTAGAAGAACCGttttgtcagtcagtcagctctctctctctctctctgtctctctctctctctctctctctctctctctgtctctctctctctctctctgtctctctctctctctctctgtctgtctctctctctctctctctctctgtctctctctgtctttctgtctttctgtctctttctctctctctctgtctctctctgtctctctctctctctctctctctctctctctctctctctctctctctctctctctctctctctctctctcctttataTGCCGCGGgacacccccctcccctcccccccctcccctcctctgcgCTTCAAAAGCACGGTCCACAGTGCGAAAGCTTCCTTTTTCTCCGCTTTCCTTCAGGATGGCATTCTTCAAATATCTTTGCTCTGTTAAGAATGAGCTTATCCTCTTCTCAgctccatttcttcttcttccactgcCTTTAGTGATCGGGACATCGGTATGTAACTCATTTGGTAAAACTAGAGATTCATTCAATTTAAACTTCGCCTCATTGTTAAAACTGGATACATTCTTAAACTCTTGAGGAGTTTTGCATAAAGTAGTGCATTGAAGTGTTGGGTGCAATCTTATTTTGCAAAATATACCTcagaattaatttaattatgtgtatttttaaagtttaatttggGAACATTTCACTTTGCTTGCATGCAgttttaaaacatgaataaacGAAATGAATTCACAAATTCAGCGCGACATAGACATTTCTaaaaaatgcctttttaaatgaatgcatcaGGTTTGCACTGCTTCTCTCTTGCACCTGTTGATGCGGCTCACAAGTGCACACTGCGCACTTGCAGCAACAATATGCGAACTGTCCAGTGATGCCTGAGGCTGGAGCGCTCTAAAGTCTTGTTATTTTAACTCCTTGTTGTTAACATGAAGGGTCATGTCCAGCGTGGGAACACAGAGTCAAAGGGCTCAGTTCACGTTGCTACCGCTACATGTGACATAGAGGCATGCACATAGACTGTACGCATGTTATGATAGACTTCAATAAGCAGTCAGGAACAATGGCATAGTGTAGAGGAAGGTGACAGAGTATGAGGTCTCAAACTGATAAAGGACAACGTTTAGGAGTCTTtgctttataataaatatattttaataaattaacATGTTGAATAATAATTGGAGGGGTGTTTAAAGAGCACAGAAGTTTGATCTAGGCAAATGCACAAGCTGGTGACCAGAAACAATAGAACAAGCACGCTTATCTTTACCCTTTGAACCATCTTAATGTCCCGTTATCAATTGTGTAATACTCAATGTTCCAAGAAGCAGTTTATACACCTTACAAGGTttttgggtgtgtgtgcatttaccagtatgtttttacatgttttttacGCAGGAAGCAGAATGTGCCTATGTGATAATCCTGATGGCGGTTTACTGGTGCACAGAGGTCCTACCACTGGCTGTAACCGCTTTGCTCCCAGCCATCCTTTTCCCTGCGTTTGGCATTATGCAATCCAAAGATGTAAGTGAAATAGCTGCAGCAGTTTGAAGAATTTGCCCACGAGGGATGCAtttccattcacacacaccttgcTTTGTGTGACCCAGGTGTGTATGCAGTACCTGAAGGACACAAACCTGTTATTTGTGGGGGGACTGTTGGTTGCAGTAGCCGTGGAGCACTGGAATTTGCA
This genomic interval from Cottoperca gobio chromosome 13, fCotGob3.1, whole genome shotgun sequence contains the following:
- the wdr81 gene encoding WD repeat-containing protein 81 isoform X2, with the protein product MDWLMHAVEKDLGVDRRQQGPGPRPRELIALVPTRWVMGLRERRIMRCARFDCITDAEIRTYLQCSQAKLPPGWTRVCIQGLRKSKLSYRLARDPCHQQMEFMSQDSYVKTMQCVSQHNVRNLWRDAHYKLVQAYAGANEQMHVAAVDAVRHALQKLFNSTFISSDRVSPSLSPAREKEKESSMPSSSSCFSNSQSDHLCPNVLPAECLLETAEMLYVILPYTQYSLHDIVSFSPAKLANSHAKVLFILYQLLTALQGCHAAGLSCGEISLQDIAVDEQLCSRLKLNLAHYEELGTERDENSDVTGRQVPKSVRPRNKSCVSQENKIICKDCFGELKKLVLDWVHGRVSNFRYLMELNRLAGRREGDPNYHPVLPWVVDFTVPFGKFRDLRRSKFRLNKGDKQLDFTYEMTKEALAAAVGGGVGGSGVGGDLGGSVGAGGAGQSDHLHVPHHISDVLSDITYYVYKARQTPKSVLCSHVRSQWEPNEYPASMERVQSWTPDECIPEFYTDPSIFRSIHPDMPDLDVPSWCKSCEEFIEIHRRLLESREVSQHLHHWIDLTFGYKLSGKEAVKAKNVCLHLVDHHTNLTTYGVVQLFDQPHPPRLSPAQYAPAEPPLLGLAALNVPSLHIPQIDTVADTVDGLVPESTGCESSSWTMVERDEELEQGMEALDSLASAGSSSSVSCAVPMPSVSTVGGKMGGEYTAPIVSQSPSSFPGDFTSGLGPGLRSAMLQRGGPTNKKHWEGSVTATNAEEIKIVLPECFNPLQPLEELEKLNNFLVKSLHAEVWHPAGSTDCTRDGVIIESLLSHTQLYQRDMQALGVLIAEIFYSSKLRGLKPGTPLRQRFQAVMKLCSASLRDVPLSLHHALETLLLIEKHSGVAHREIPDCPRPLLFKYEPICDGLPPPNPCQFLNPIITPFPFPSYFEALHRFIFSYHAKIESTCSIQGRDVVFHLWQQLETLLRGNITGEGLEILLPFILALMLEESTAVYAAWYLFEPISGVLGPRNANKYLLKPLINVYENPHCLRGRFYLYTDCFILQLIVRLGLQAFLSNLLPHVLQVITGFESSISGSGGESCKGLRAGTCNLEEEEEDFQCGEVRPPSGSVSGNMGGGSGASGGVGTGGETGMVDYSSGISLNDQVFLSEAEDFQNGFYVNSGAGKRQSQNSAAKDQDQESLSVGKLSDKSSTSELSLGDGDSMRDRASLKSADSSQDLKHASEGEEGGELEEEEEEVTETTEGKEGADDPTVTNLELTLSGCTEASGDTVATLEAEFVNGMALEETEKGIVGEQEEDDHDQSDESREKEQKILLDAVCKTVRWLSAKLGPTVTSRYVARNLLRLLTNCYIGLEKHQFVAVAPEESNLESVGMGSVYEKKAVVGDQTAGPVLDCLIYIAQLYGEPVLTYQYQPYIGYLVSPPPSQRLNTRKEASLLGAVALTQKIIVFLSDTTLMDMLMKINQDVLLPLLDLLTTPRMGFPSGVQTRTAVCLKTLSLMALICLRIGREMVQQHMAETLRRFFAVFSLLHYLQPQLDSAPRRVVGEVTVVDVCTPEESNVTYELGVLEELQSVFNPEMAHASYIPFYCLIGDIAIRKLVPNHELVWQLAQSYHQSLHQGSLETNPTTASRVELPPSSMGVSSDFSRGVGCNPFPAPFTSSTSLGDSLPESGTFGSHLVGNRIQVSRDTSYDASPNLGLANSWGRSSHTNPIITTASTFTTPSVGTAAFSSSWVTSPTPEDSALKQELPRSGRSLQGNWLAYWQYEIGLNQQDPHFHFHQIRLQSFLGHSGPIKCLAPLAGEDYFLSGSKDKTVKLWPLYNHGDGTQEVEPKHTYNDHRKSIFYVGQLEASQEIVSCDGTVHLWDQYTGKQIRSYEAVDGKNPITAVTTMPAPHCSVVFGSADSILRFIDPRKPGLQHEFRLAYNNVGAGLIRYLAVSPSGRTVAAGFSSGFIVLLDARTGLILKGWPAHEGDILQMKVCTGNLVVSSSTDYTLAVWKDLEHKPLRQYKSQSDPIHAFDLYGSEIVTGTVANKIGVYSMADISLSPVSSTKLSSENFRGTLTSLAVLPTKRLLLLGSENGAIRLLA